A stretch of Aedes aegypti strain LVP_AGWG chromosome 2, AaegL5.0 Primary Assembly, whole genome shotgun sequence DNA encodes these proteins:
- the LOC110675580 gene encoding uncharacterized protein LOC110675580, translating to MDSNGRCATRNERIKLRLKLLEERHLQSMVQYEEAIRHSQEQYARSLEQIEQATKEAAKKLGEHRRSKRSAKVMEHCREDVGEVMPVAHDSLSDRPLPEYTCGPSPLVDGIRPSHHYSTQKVVQSSRALHTTATTEDVELALRQMSTQEVVRKLHYENVKLRSKEQATVQPVNPATAYFRWSFSNTVVYDPISDSDEIFIPSQSNCFPSVARTEEANTATTKVFQLDVCPKLKVVVNKQRKHSVWTLWKYDKTKRLFYGYVISKLSRIDNRNINYGLLAGRGAWKTNTIPVTQVASEFNNDYANTKPTCYNHLPEHYTSKSRMYKREPIRKTVTIRHVSSTYTSSRCTTDGLVPIVVFVNSFVRLRENGRVLEFEVVDCISREGYNLLRSTEGSGFDPGGSNISTQLQTQRIMSERGLALAMQIKLFGIMCDSVSTPICMGSRYESILLRWEIDNNDNSEGERERTTTASMFMVHSNGLHLGIEKRCHSVYDSCRSIETAVLCRNEYCMANRKFSILQMWLFRAELSMNPAIFAILFSVQMVLLHSHWKGDQYMGLELLILLE from the coding sequence ATGGATTCCAACGGTAGATGCGCCACCCGTAACGAACGGATAAAGCTACGGCTAAAATTGTTAGAAGAGCGGCACCTACAAAGTATGGTACAGTATGAAGAAGCCATTCGTCACTCACAAGAGCAATATGCGCGGAGCTTGGAGCAGATCGAGCAAGCAACAAAGGAAGCCGCTAAAAAACTCGGGGAACACCGTAGAAGTAAGAGGAGTGCTAAGGTTATGGAGCATTGCAGGGAAGATGTCGGCGAAGTTATGCCAGTTGCGCACGATTCGTTGAGTGACAGACCCCTGCCTGAGTATACCTGCGGTCcttctccactagtcgatggaATAAGACCGAGCCACCATTACTCGACCCAAAAAGTCGTTCAGTCAAGTAGGGCCTTACACACCACGGCGACCACTGAGGATGTTGAATTGGCTCTACGTCAGATGTCAACTCAAGAAGTCGTGAGGAAGTTACACTATGAAAATGTTAAGCTTCGTAGTAAGGAGCAGGCTACAGTACAGCCAGTAAATCCAGCCACAGCCTACTTCAGATGGAGTTTTTCCAATACGGTTGTATATGATCCAATAAgcgattctgatgaaattttcatCCCGTCACAATCCAATTGTTTCCCCTCCGTGGCCCGAACAGAAGAAGCGAACACAGCGACCACAAAAGTTTTTCAGCTAGATGTGTGTCCAAAGCTTAAAGTAGTGGTCAATAAGCAAAGGAAGCATTCAGTTTGGACCCTTTGGAAGTACGATAAAACCAAAAGGCTGTTTTATGGATATGTAATCTCAAAACTATCGAGGATTGACAATCgaaacattaactatggattattgGCTGGTAGGGGGGCATGGAAAACCAATACCATACCGGTCACTCAAGTAGCCAGCGAATTTAATAATGACTACGCCAATACAAAGCCAACTTGCTACAACCATCTGCCAGAACACTATACTTCGAAATCTCGCATGTACAAGAGAGAACCAATACGAAAAACAGTTACTATACGCCATGTATCATCTACATACACATCATCCAGATGTACAACAGACGGTTTAGTACCAATAGTCGTTTTCGTAAACAGCTTCGTACGCCTACGAGAAAATGGCCGAGTATTGGAGTTTGAAGTAGTGGACTGTATTTCAAGAGAAGGTTATAATCTACTAAGAAGCACTGAAGGTTCGGGATTCGATCCGGGTGGATCGAATATTAGTACACAGTTACAAACACAACGCATTATGTCTGAGAGGGGATTGGCTCTTGCGATGCAGATCAAGCTTTTTGGGATCATGTGTGATTCTGTATCAACACCGATTTGTATGGGTAGCCGATACGAGAGCATTTTGTTGCGATGGGAGATTGATAACAACGATAATTCCGAGGGAGAACGAGAGCGTACTACTACAGCATCGATGTTCATGGTTCACAGCAACGGGTTACATCTCGGAATAGAGAAGCGATGCCATAGTGTGTACGATAGTTGCCGTTCCATCGAAACAGCTGTTCTATGTAGAAACGAATACTGTATGGCTAATAGAAAATTCAGTATCCTGCAAATGTGGTTATTCAGAGCCGAACTGTCAATGAATCCAGCAATATTTGCGATCTTGTTTTCGGTTCAGATGGTTCTTCTACATTCCCACTGGAAAGGTGATCAGTATATGGGTctcgaattattaattttattagaGTAA